A window of the Streptomyces sp. Ag109_O5-10 genome harbors these coding sequences:
- a CDS encoding isopenicillin N synthase family oxygenase produces the protein MPGKIPEVDLEAWHKASDAERALISAELDAALRNTGMFLASGHGVPRAVIDDFRDIAKRFFALRKDVKARYAIEAAYDSGWLEMHPPGGVGVPVSEGEDAPSAPDLHESFYVGPGHRTGDEQRDRFNYPANRWPVELPELRVAAEAYTTHMVRVVQAVNEVLAVTLGLPEDFFTSRARRATWTQNASWYPSYSSIGEVARGQFRNGPHTDLGTVTLLSRQRGVGGLQAWDEEGWFSPPYSPDSLIVNLGDLMERWTDGRWRALKHRVLPPSPSAPDEELLSLVFFFETDPDTLIEPLAAPIGGGRGMSPVYARRSVLETLGVAPDSIPGATA, from the coding sequence GTGCCAGGAAAGATTCCCGAAGTCGACCTCGAGGCGTGGCACAAGGCGTCTGACGCCGAACGTGCGCTGATCTCCGCGGAGTTGGATGCCGCACTGCGCAACACCGGAATGTTCCTCGCGTCCGGGCACGGTGTGCCGCGAGCGGTGATCGACGACTTCCGGGACATCGCGAAGCGGTTCTTCGCGCTGCGCAAGGACGTCAAGGCCCGGTACGCCATCGAGGCCGCGTACGACAGCGGGTGGCTGGAGATGCATCCCCCCGGCGGGGTCGGGGTGCCGGTGAGCGAGGGCGAGGACGCCCCGAGCGCGCCGGATCTCCACGAGTCGTTCTACGTGGGGCCCGGTCACCGTACCGGCGACGAGCAGCGGGACCGCTTCAACTATCCGGCGAACCGCTGGCCGGTCGAGCTGCCGGAACTGCGGGTGGCGGCGGAGGCGTACACCACGCACATGGTGCGGGTGGTGCAGGCGGTCAACGAGGTGCTCGCGGTCACGCTGGGGCTGCCGGAGGATTTCTTCACCTCGCGGGCGCGGCGGGCGACGTGGACGCAGAACGCCAGTTGGTACCCGTCGTACTCGAGCATCGGAGAGGTGGCCCGCGGTCAGTTCCGCAACGGACCGCACACCGACCTGGGGACCGTCACGTTGCTGAGCCGGCAGCGCGGTGTGGGTGGGCTGCAGGCGTGGGACGAGGAGGGCTGGTTCTCCCCGCCCTACAGCCCGGACTCGCTCATCGTCAATCTCGGTGACCTGATGGAGCGGTGGACCGACGGCCGGTGGCGGGCGCTGAAGCACCGGGTGCTGCCGCCGAGCCCGTCGGCACCGGACGAGGAACTGCTCTCGCTGGTCTTCTTCTTCGAAACCGACCCCGACACGCTGATCGAGCCGTTGGCCGCTCCGATCGGCGGGGGCCGGGGGATGTCACCGGTGTACGCGCGGCGGAGCGTCCTGGAGACGCTCGGTGTCGCGCCCGACTCCATTCCGGGGGCCACGGCATGA
- a CDS encoding class I SAM-dependent methyltransferase, which translates to MNPEFYSRVADEFGEYTSGGLRTDVFPDGDPEAAFDELARAQGGPDGRLVDVGCADGRSLLRIAPAFGSVLGIDMSASMLESAERRRAGMGLEHVGFERRDASRTGLPDGEADVLTCRRGPLFPAEFRRVLKPGGHLIYMGIGETDVRELKETFGRGQLYGRWDGRPVMDEVVSELVGAGFTVVLEKAFRTEEFYHSPVELDRFLRQVPIFEDYDSEADRVLFERYVASASSGRGVRLDRHWFVVQARRTT; encoded by the coding sequence ATGAACCCCGAATTCTACTCGCGGGTTGCCGACGAGTTCGGCGAATATACCAGCGGCGGGCTTCGTACGGACGTCTTTCCGGACGGTGACCCGGAGGCTGCGTTCGACGAGCTGGCGAGGGCCCAGGGCGGCCCGGACGGCCGGCTGGTCGACGTCGGCTGTGCCGACGGGCGCAGCCTGCTGAGGATCGCCCCGGCGTTCGGAAGCGTGCTCGGCATCGACATGTCGGCGTCGATGCTGGAGTCCGCCGAGCGGAGGCGCGCGGGGATGGGGCTGGAGCATGTCGGGTTCGAGCGGCGTGACGCGTCCCGTACCGGCCTTCCCGACGGGGAGGCCGACGTGCTCACGTGCCGACGAGGGCCGTTGTTCCCCGCGGAGTTCCGCAGAGTGCTCAAGCCCGGCGGTCACCTGATCTACATGGGCATCGGCGAGACGGATGTCCGCGAGCTGAAGGAGACCTTCGGCCGGGGGCAGCTCTACGGCCGCTGGGACGGCAGACCGGTGATGGACGAGGTGGTGTCGGAGCTCGTCGGAGCCGGTTTCACGGTGGTGCTGGAGAAGGCCTTCCGGACCGAGGAGTTCTACCACTCGCCGGTCGAACTCGACAGGTTCCTGCGCCAGGTGCCGATCTTCGAGGACTACGACTCCGAGGCGGACCGCGTTCTGTTCGAACGCTATGTGGCATCGGCAAGCAGTGGTCGTGGTGTCCGGCTCGACCGGCACTGGTTCGTGGTCCAGGCGAGGAGGACGACATGA
- the ectB gene encoding diaminobutyrate--2-oxoglutarate transaminase, with product MTIFDDLESEVRSYSRLWPVVFDRAQGSRLFSEDGRPYLDFFAGAGALNYGHNNPFLKQALLDYIVRDGVSHALDMSTVAKRDFLETFQDLVLTPRELSYKVAFPGPGGANAVEAALKLARRVTGRQSVVSFTNSYHGMTLGALAVSGNATKRAAAGVALTLTTALPYDGYPGIGETGPRHLDRLLSDPGSGLDRPAAVIVETVQGEGGLRAADADWLRDLAEVCERHEVLLVVDDVQMGCGRTGSFFSFEDAGITPDLVCLSKSIGGFGLPLALTLIRPELDVWKPGDHNGTFRGVSGSFVTGAQALRSYWSDGTLEKSTRERAERIAAALGAVADEHPGEGMEVRGRGFAAGLRFTTPGVARAVCVAAFENGLLMETSGAAGDVVKLLPPLTISDDDLDEGLDIIRTCVARVLKRTK from the coding sequence ATGACGATCTTCGACGACCTCGAGTCCGAGGTCCGCAGCTACAGCCGGCTGTGGCCGGTCGTGTTCGACCGGGCACAGGGCAGCCGGCTGTTCTCCGAGGACGGCCGGCCCTACCTGGACTTCTTCGCCGGTGCGGGTGCGCTCAACTACGGTCACAACAACCCCTTCCTCAAGCAGGCCCTGCTGGACTACATCGTCCGGGACGGGGTCTCGCACGCGCTGGACATGTCCACCGTGGCGAAGCGGGACTTCCTGGAGACCTTCCAGGACCTCGTCCTGACGCCGCGGGAGCTGAGCTACAAGGTGGCGTTCCCCGGTCCGGGGGGCGCGAACGCGGTCGAGGCGGCGCTGAAGCTCGCCCGGCGGGTCACCGGACGGCAGTCGGTGGTGAGTTTCACCAACTCCTATCACGGGATGACCCTGGGGGCCCTCGCGGTCAGCGGCAACGCGACGAAGCGCGCGGCCGCCGGCGTGGCTCTGACCCTGACGACGGCGCTGCCCTACGACGGTTATCCGGGCATCGGGGAAACCGGCCCGCGCCACCTCGACCGGCTGTTGTCGGACCCGGGAAGCGGGCTGGACCGGCCGGCCGCCGTCATCGTGGAGACCGTTCAGGGCGAGGGCGGGCTGCGGGCCGCCGACGCGGACTGGCTGCGCGACCTCGCGGAGGTGTGCGAACGGCACGAGGTGCTGCTCGTCGTGGACGACGTCCAGATGGGCTGTGGCCGCACCGGGTCGTTCTTCAGCTTCGAGGACGCCGGGATCACCCCCGACCTGGTGTGTCTGTCCAAGTCCATCGGAGGGTTCGGCCTGCCGCTGGCTCTCACCCTCATACGGCCGGAGTTGGACGTCTGGAAACCGGGCGACCACAACGGGACGTTTCGCGGTGTCAGCGGGTCGTTCGTGACCGGGGCGCAGGCGCTGCGCTCCTACTGGAGCGACGGGACGCTGGAGAAGTCCACCCGCGAGCGAGCGGAGCGGATCGCGGCGGCCTTGGGCGCCGTCGCCGACGAGCACCCCGGGGAGGGAATGGAGGTCCGGGGCCGGGGATTCGCGGCCGGACTGCGGTTCACCACGCCCGGTGTGGCCCGCGCGGTGTGCGTCGCGGCCTTCGAGAACGGCCTGCTGATGGAGACCTCCGGTGCGGCCGGCGACGTGGTGAAACTGCTGCCCCCGCTGACCATCAGCGACGACGACCTGGACGAGGGTCTCGACATCATCCGTACCTGCGTGGCACGGGTGCTCAAGCGGACCAAGTGA
- a CDS encoding 7-cyano-7-deazaguanine synthase, producing MSTVVTVVSGGIDSVTMAHHLAAEGHDLQVLAVDYGQRHRKELQFAAAAAQRLGAPYEEVDLRSLRGVMRGSSLTDPSVAVPRPDRPVGGNPNIVPNRNAVLLSVAFALAVTVRADAVAFGVMAEDVGPSDTSPEFLRLFLEMERVATRGSLRPEVELLAPLIELPKTGVVALGEKLGVPWDQTWTCFRGEDIHCGACAACVERRGAFADLGITDPTVYREAWTPR from the coding sequence ATGAGCACAGTCGTCACCGTGGTGTCCGGCGGAATCGACTCGGTCACCATGGCGCATCACCTGGCCGCCGAGGGCCACGACCTTCAGGTGCTGGCCGTCGACTACGGCCAACGCCACCGCAAGGAGCTGCAGTTCGCCGCCGCCGCCGCACAGCGGCTCGGCGCGCCGTACGAAGAGGTCGATCTGCGCTCGCTGCGCGGCGTCATGCGCGGATCGTCGCTGACGGATCCGTCCGTGGCCGTGCCCCGCCCGGATCGGCCGGTCGGCGGGAACCCGAACATCGTGCCGAACCGCAACGCCGTACTGCTGTCGGTGGCCTTCGCGCTGGCGGTCACCGTGCGGGCCGATGCCGTCGCCTTCGGCGTCATGGCCGAGGACGTCGGCCCGTCCGACACCTCTCCGGAGTTCCTGCGGCTGTTCCTCGAGATGGAGCGGGTGGCGACGAGGGGTTCGCTCCGGCCCGAGGTCGAACTGCTCGCCCCGCTGATCGAACTGCCGAAGACCGGGGTCGTGGCTCTCGGCGAGAAGCTCGGCGTGCCCTGGGACCAGACCTGGACCTGCTTCCGCGGTGAGGACATCCACTGCGGCGCGTGCGCGGCGTGCGTGGAGCGACGCGGGGCTTTCGCGGACCTCGGCATCACGGACCCGACGGTCTACCGCGAAGCGTGGACACCGCGGTGA
- a CDS encoding AfsR/SARP family transcriptional regulator has protein sequence MAASFGYGGSGVAAVPFRVLGPLEVSGERAAVSVASGRQEIVLGALVLELNRMVETTYLVDAIWAHHPPKTARAQVQICISRLRRALLDGGVDATIETRARGYILKAPEGATDVGNFRRLVAEAHALARDGLTMPAVEALRSATALWRGRCLAGVPSEVLAGTAAQWDERRLEAVETCMRLQLELGRHEHLVGELMQLVAGHPLRERLRGYLMVALYRSGRQAEALDAYHQGRALLTEELGLDPGRELQDLAQAILTDDPVLALAEQPEPRAVVATQAAQPAQESGADPNPVTTPRQLPADVYDFVADDKIVSAICDAVTEGQCKGPLSVALVLGGAGVGKSTLATHVAHRLAAEYFPDGQLYCDLGGLGGRPVDPAQALGRFLRALGIPGETIPDSLDERAEMYRSLLAGRRILVLLDDAVSDSQVMPLLPGTGSSGVLVTSRSLHTALPGAHRFDLEPLSTEQALRLLGRIVGERRVEGEAEAARDLVRLVGGLPLALRIVGARLAARPHWSLTFMRNRLQNEHRGLDELAHGELSIRASFSLSYEGLTAAERRLLCLLGLAEGTVIPSWPGAALADDRTPCTNDLLERLVDTRLLDITAMDQDGETRYGMSPLARTFTRERLAAEIPEAERVEAVRRMVGGWLALAERAHKEVYGGRYMFVSGRAERWHPPENVVLRCLRDPLGWLESEQENLVGAVELAARFGLDELCWELATSLVTLFEARGCPDLWERTHRVALTAVQEAGNERGRAAVLGSLGTLYLHRGDYKAAGPYLSAALGMFERVGEVRGQALSLRGLARIERHHGDDDRAMTLYESAERNFGRVEDVIGRAYVLGEMARITMRRADFAQTRTYIDEALGICRSICFDRGQALLLRRLGQMLMYQQQHEAAERILLEVLAMVRASGDLVVEGCVLHDLGRVNADLRRPEHAIEYYSQSARIRERTLDHGKAAATRADIVAILDRPVPSVG, from the coding sequence ATGGCAGCCTCGTTCGGTTACGGCGGCAGCGGCGTAGCAGCGGTCCCGTTCCGGGTGCTCGGGCCGCTCGAGGTGAGCGGCGAGCGGGCGGCCGTGTCCGTGGCATCGGGGCGTCAGGAAATAGTCCTCGGAGCTCTGGTGCTCGAGCTGAACCGGATGGTGGAGACCACCTATCTGGTGGACGCCATCTGGGCTCACCATCCGCCGAAGACCGCACGCGCCCAGGTGCAGATCTGCATCTCCCGGCTCCGCAGGGCGCTTTTGGACGGGGGAGTCGACGCCACCATCGAGACCCGCGCCCGGGGCTACATCCTGAAGGCTCCGGAGGGCGCGACCGACGTCGGCAACTTCCGGCGCCTGGTCGCAGAGGCACACGCTCTGGCCCGTGACGGCCTGACGATGCCTGCGGTGGAGGCGCTTCGCTCGGCGACCGCCCTGTGGCGGGGGCGGTGCCTGGCCGGTGTACCCAGCGAAGTCCTGGCCGGCACGGCAGCGCAGTGGGACGAGAGGCGCCTGGAGGCGGTGGAGACCTGCATGCGGCTGCAGCTGGAGCTGGGCCGTCACGAGCACCTGGTCGGTGAGCTGATGCAGCTCGTCGCGGGCCATCCGCTGCGTGAGCGGCTGCGCGGGTACCTCATGGTGGCGTTGTATCGTTCGGGCCGGCAGGCGGAGGCACTCGACGCCTACCACCAGGGCCGCGCGTTGCTCACCGAGGAACTCGGCCTGGACCCGGGCAGGGAACTGCAAGACCTCGCGCAAGCGATCCTCACCGACGACCCTGTCCTGGCACTGGCCGAACAACCCGAACCTCGTGCCGTCGTGGCGACGCAGGCCGCCCAGCCGGCGCAGGAGTCCGGTGCCGATCCCAACCCCGTCACCACCCCCCGGCAGCTGCCCGCCGACGTCTACGACTTCGTAGCCGACGACAAGATCGTCTCGGCGATCTGCGACGCCGTCACCGAAGGACAGTGCAAAGGGCCGCTGAGCGTGGCCTTGGTACTCGGCGGGGCCGGTGTCGGCAAGAGCACGCTGGCCACGCACGTGGCGCACCGTCTGGCGGCCGAGTACTTCCCGGACGGCCAGCTCTACTGTGATCTCGGAGGGCTGGGCGGCCGGCCGGTGGACCCGGCTCAGGCGCTGGGGCGATTCCTGCGGGCACTGGGCATACCCGGCGAGACCATCCCCGATTCACTCGACGAGCGCGCGGAGATGTATCGCAGCCTGCTGGCCGGTCGCCGGATCCTGGTGTTGCTGGACGACGCGGTGAGCGACTCGCAGGTGATGCCCCTGTTGCCCGGAACCGGCAGCAGCGGCGTGCTGGTCACCAGCCGCAGCCTGCACACGGCGTTGCCGGGTGCACACCGGTTCGACCTGGAGCCGCTGAGCACGGAGCAGGCCCTCCGACTGCTCGGAAGGATCGTCGGGGAGCGCCGGGTCGAGGGTGAGGCGGAGGCGGCGCGGGACCTCGTACGCCTGGTGGGCGGGCTGCCGCTCGCGCTGCGCATCGTCGGCGCGCGTCTGGCCGCGCGCCCGCACTGGTCACTGACCTTCATGCGGAACCGGCTCCAGAACGAGCACCGCGGGTTGGACGAGCTGGCACACGGAGAGCTGTCGATCCGGGCAAGTTTCTCCCTCAGCTACGAGGGCCTGACGGCGGCCGAACGTCGCCTTCTGTGCCTGCTCGGCCTGGCCGAGGGAACGGTGATTCCGAGCTGGCCGGGTGCCGCCCTCGCCGACGACCGCACGCCGTGCACCAACGACCTCTTGGAACGGCTCGTCGACACGCGGCTGCTCGACATCACGGCCATGGACCAGGACGGGGAGACCCGGTATGGGATGTCGCCCCTGGCGCGGACGTTCACCCGCGAACGGCTGGCCGCGGAGATTCCCGAGGCGGAACGTGTCGAAGCGGTGCGGCGCATGGTCGGTGGCTGGTTGGCACTCGCCGAGCGGGCGCACAAGGAGGTCTACGGCGGTCGGTACATGTTCGTGTCCGGCCGGGCCGAGCGCTGGCATCCGCCGGAGAACGTCGTGCTGCGGTGCCTCCGCGACCCGCTCGGGTGGCTGGAGAGCGAGCAGGAAAACCTTGTGGGCGCGGTGGAGTTGGCGGCCCGGTTCGGGCTGGACGAGCTGTGCTGGGAGTTGGCCACCAGTCTGGTGACGCTGTTCGAAGCCCGTGGCTGTCCCGACCTCTGGGAGCGCACCCATCGGGTGGCGCTGACCGCGGTGCAAGAGGCCGGCAACGAACGGGGCCGGGCGGCTGTTCTCGGCTCCTTGGGGACCCTGTACCTGCATCGGGGCGACTACAAGGCGGCGGGCCCTTACCTCAGCGCCGCCCTGGGGATGTTCGAGCGGGTCGGTGAGGTTCGTGGCCAGGCGCTGTCCTTGCGCGGCCTGGCGCGCATCGAGCGGCACCACGGTGACGACGACCGGGCCATGACCCTTTACGAGAGCGCCGAGCGGAACTTCGGGCGGGTGGAGGACGTCATCGGTCGCGCGTATGTCCTTGGCGAGATGGCGCGCATCACGATGCGTCGAGCGGATTTCGCGCAGACCCGTACATATATCGACGAAGCCCTCGGCATCTGCCGGTCGATCTGCTTCGACCGGGGCCAGGCCCTGTTGCTGCGGCGGCTGGGCCAGATGCTGATGTACCAGCAGCAGCACGAGGCGGCGGAACGGATCCTGCTGGAAGTTCTCGCCATGGTCAGGGCGAGCGGCGATCTGGTCGTGGAGGGGTGTGTGCTGCACGACCTCGGCCGGGTCAATGCCGATCTGCGTCGCCCGGAACACGCCATCGAGTACTACTCGCAATCGGCCAGGATCCGGGAGCGGACCCTGGACCACGGCAAAGCCGCTGCTACACGGGCCGACATCGTTGCCATCCTGGACAGGCCGGTGCCGTCGGTCGGCTGA